A stretch of DNA from Paenibacillus albus:
GCTCGCAAGCATGCGCTATTCTTTGACAGAACCAATGAGCACGCCTTTAACGAAGAACCGCTGAACGAACGGATATACAAAGAGAATCGGCAGGATCGTAATGACGATCGTTGCCATGCGAACCGACTTGGACGTAATGGCGTCCGGATTATATAAGCTGACCGAATGCGCGCTTGTCATCTGACTCGCGCTGATCATCTGGCTCGCTTCAATCGTGCTCATGATGCGCTGCAGATAGGTAGGCAGCGGCTGTAAATTCAGGTCATTGACGAAGAATGCGCCGGTGAACCAGTCATTCCAATGGCCTACTGCGGTAAACAAACCAAGCGCTGCGAAGAGCGGCATCGAGAAGGGCAGCACGATACTGAAATAAATCCGTATGTACCCAGCGCCGTCAAGCTTCATGGATTCGACTACAGCCTCCGGAATGGAGTTCTGGAAGGAGGTCTTCATCACGAACATGTTCCAAATACTGAAGAGTCCGGGAAGCACATAGACCCAGAAGTTATTGATCAGCTTCAGATGAACGAGCTGCAGGTAGTACGGTATCAAACCTCCGTTGAACAGCATGACGAACAAGAAGATAAGCAGCATCTGGTTTCTGCCGGGCAGCTCTTTCCTGGACAAGCCGTAGGCAACCATGGAGGTAATGAGCAGCGAACCGGCCGTGCCGATCGACGTGCGCGCTACTGAAATCCAGAACGCATGGACGATTGTATTGTCGTTCAGAATAACACGGAAGTTATCCAGCGTGAACAATCTCGGCCACCAGAATATCCCGCCAAGGCTCGCATCCCGTCCCTCATTGAAGGATAAAACCACTATATACCAAAGCGGATAAGCACATACAAAGGCAAATATAGCCAGTAAACTGCTGTTAATGACGGTAAAAGCTTTCTCACCTCGCGTTAAACGCCACATACACACACCTGCTTTCTTACCATATCCCGTCGCCTCCGATGCGCTTCGAGATCCAATTGCTGAGTATCAGCAGTATCATGGACATGACGCTCATTACAAGTCCAATCGCCGTTGTCTGGGAATATTGGGCCTGCCCAATACCGAGCCGCAGCACATACGTATCAATGACCTCGGCTACGCCGATATTCGCCGGGTTGATCATCGCATAGATCTGATCGATGCCTACGCTGAGCAAGCTCGGAACGGTCAAGATGAGCACGATGGATATAATCGGTACAATGCTCGGGAGCGTGATGTAACGCATCTGCGCGAAACGACCGGCTCCATCCATGACCGCGGCTTCGTAGAACACCGGGTTAATGCTCGTGATGGCTGCGAGATACAAGATCGTGCCCCAGCCGATTTCCTTCCACATGCTGCTCAGGATAAAGATCGGACGAAACCACGTCTCCGATCCCATGAACGCAATCGGCTGCAGCCCCAGACTGTGCAGCAGCGAGTTCGCGCCTCCCCCGTCGATGGAAAGAAACGCATCCAAGAAGCCTACCACCACGATCCAGGAAATGAAATGAGGCAGATAGCTGAACGATTGTACGAAGCGCTTAAACTTGATTGCCCGCACCTCGTTAATCATCAAGGCAGCTATAATCGTTGTCGGGAAAATAAACAGCAGCCTGAGCATCGTCAGCAGAAATGTATTGCCGGTTGCTCTCCAGAAATCGGAGCTCGCTGTAAACTCTTTGAAATTTTGCAAGCCGACCCAGGTGCTCCCCCAGATTCCGCCTGAGAAGCTGTAATCTCTGAACGCGATCTGCATGCCTAGCATCGGAATATAGTTAAACAAGAGAATAAGCACCAATCCCGGCAGAATGAAAACATAGAGCGGGAGAAGGCCTTTCCGTTTAACGACAGAGAGAAAGTTCATATTCGGCGTTTCTCCTTTCTTAGGCTGATGAATAGCCTTGGTTAATGTACCGAGCACATGTTGGCTGCAGCACTTGATATTGATTATAGAAAAGTAGGGAAGCGCTCTCAATAATCGTAACGCACGATTACTTGCGCTATCGCATGATGTTGTTTTCACGTTTCTTTGCATAAAAAAAGAGCGATCATCGATCGCTCGCTCGATACTCCTTCGGACTGAAGCCCGTTATCTTCTTGAACACGCCTGTGAAATAACCGATATTCTGATAGCCGACGCTTTCTGCAACTTCATATAGTTTCAGCTGCGAATGTTGCAGCAGCTCCTTCGCCTTATTAACCCGAATCTGAATCAATTGATCGGTAAACGAAACACCAAGCTCCTCCCGGAACAGTGCACCGAGATAATTCGGGCTCAAGTAGACAGAATCCGCGACCGAACGCAATGAAAGATTGTCCTTATAATGTTCGTTCATCCACTCAAG
This window harbors:
- a CDS encoding carbohydrate ABC transporter permease, giving the protein MWRLTRGEKAFTVINSSLLAIFAFVCAYPLWYIVVLSFNEGRDASLGGIFWWPRLFTLDNFRVILNDNTIVHAFWISVARTSIGTAGSLLITSMVAYGLSRKELPGRNQMLLIFLFVMLFNGGLIPYYLQLVHLKLINNFWVYVLPGLFSIWNMFVMKTSFQNSIPEAVVESMKLDGAGYIRIYFSIVLPFSMPLFAALGLFTAVGHWNDWFTGAFFVNDLNLQPLPTYLQRIMSTIEASQMISASQMTSAHSVSLYNPDAITSKSVRMATIVITILPILFVYPFVQRFFVKGVLIGSVKE
- a CDS encoding ABC transporter permease, whose product is MNFLSVVKRKGLLPLYVFILPGLVLILLFNYIPMLGMQIAFRDYSFSGGIWGSTWVGLQNFKEFTASSDFWRATGNTFLLTMLRLLFIFPTTIIAALMINEVRAIKFKRFVQSFSYLPHFISWIVVVGFLDAFLSIDGGGANSLLHSLGLQPIAFMGSETWFRPIFILSSMWKEIGWGTILYLAAITSINPVFYEAAVMDGAGRFAQMRYITLPSIVPIISIVLILTVPSLLSVGIDQIYAMINPANIGVAEVIDTYVLRLGIGQAQYSQTTAIGLVMSVMSMILLILSNWISKRIGGDGIW